A window of Bactrocera dorsalis isolate Fly_Bdor chromosome 4, ASM2337382v1, whole genome shotgun sequence genomic DNA:
CGTTCTCGctagttcggtgggatgtctgaaggtatgcgcataccaagtgtttaagtcttgatcTCTCAAAACAGCCAAGAAGGAAGTgatgagttgtttccacctcattttCTTCCGTATAGCTTCCGCATATAACGTCTGGTAGGATTGTCAGCCTTACTGTGTGAACGCTTATAAGGCAATAGCCTATTAAAAACCCCATAACTAGGGAGAGGTTAGCTTTACTGAAAACAAAGAGATCGCTAGATCTTCTGCGATCAAtattgggccaaaaggcttttgcgacagcgcatatACCGAGCCCAGTTCGAGCCAAGCTTACGCGAAGTCCAGCTATCTATTTGTAGAGCATAAGAGGACACGGGAGCATCGACCCACTTCCATTCTACCgttagcggttctagggtgcctttccttgccagcttatcagctttacaatttcctgcgattccgctatgacctggcacccatactagtcttatcacaaagactcTCATTGCTATTGATAACGAGGTTAGGCACGCCTTGACCAACCCTGAaagcactgttaatgagttcaaggctagtatcgccatTTTGCTCTTTGAGTGAAAGGTTACTTCTCTGAAGGTGgttgcactccggagcagtagatctgctgctaccttaatggctgcaacctcggcttggaagaCAATGTTAAAGTCAGGAAGTCtcaagctggagttgatagagagctcctgacactAAACCCCTCCCCCAACTTTCCCACCAAGTCTTGACCCATCTATTCACTGGATTTTTCGTTCTCTCTTGAaaattcggcttccatgaaagcttcctatccagGACTAGCTCTAgttatttcactgtatccgccgatTACAAACGGATGTGTCCCctctagtaaataaaaccatatcGGTTTTACATGGGTTGTTGGCAAGATCACTTCCGACTGTCCAATTTGTtacgaagctaatatacccctGCGATAACTCGTACACGGTACTCATGAACTTTGGTTACAGCGAGGCTATATTACCCTTTAGAAGTTCAAAAGATTCCATAAAGAACCTAATACCTTGCACCTTTGCCTTAAGCAATAATCCATGTAGTAAAAAGCATACATCATTCCTTTAGTTCTAAATTTCCTAGTTTTGTTTTAGAATTTAtcttattcatatattttataatgcgccaaaatgtaggcaacatttgcAATAACTTTCTTTGACAGAGGATTTATGTGGGCATTTCGTCTGATAAtctcattatttgttttgaagatCGCATATTTTATGGCCCACAATAATActttagtatataatatattatattttatataaaattgattttttgacacctaagcccccttttcgtagaccaggtcacatataacaTTATTTGTCCCAATCAATGTAATAAAAACACTCTTGActtgatttttttctaacatTAGTTCACATTACCGAATAGCTACTGTACAAATAAACCTCACaatgtgtaaaaataaattttataagaaatgtGCAATTTCACAATTATCCGCAACCACAGAATTTACAAATACTGCCAGAGCTCATGCTGATTCCAAGAAAGGTCTATTGCTTTGAAACCAAACAATAAAAATGGATTCACATAATTACttgtaagtatatttgtatgctaagtaattgtatgtgcatatatttagtAGCTGCTTTGACTGCTTAAATATCTATGAAAAgtagttatttttatatgtagaCATACACAATATATAAGCGTAATTATGTACATAACCACACGATGATGGGTTGATTTATTTGCTTAAGCCGCAAATGCTAGTAATTATTGAGCGGATATAGCCTCGAAACACAAGAGAACTAATTAGAATGCTTAGGAGCAGCTACTGCGGTAGCAATGGCACATACCTTctagcaaatatatacatatagatatgtatatgtatgactCTTATATATACCTAGACCTGTAAGAAAATCTCTGTATACTCATATAGATAAATACTTGCGCATGCCGCACGCCGCAGTCTCTTCAGTTGTACGTGTTTACCATAATTTTTAGGAACAGTCCCTCGGGCTCACCCATTCTCGCTCATACGCAGGCAGGCCAACCATCAACTGTCACTTGGCTTGGCATGTACCAGCAGCGTTGATTGATAGCGTTTAAGTCCAAGTGAAGTCGCATAGAGAGAGCGTGAAGATACGCCATAAGTTTTCTACAAAATACGCGACTTTGTCGAAAGAAAACAATAAGAAGACAGTATAATGTCTGCAACTTTGTCCTTCGACGAGTTTTTCAGCTCTTCGAGTTAGAAACACTTTGTATTCAACACAGTTTCTACAACTTTCagtaaacaaaatatgaaaagtgaAGTCATGTTAATACAACCAAGTAGAAACTGAagaattatttgcatatttttagaaGAAGAGGCGAGATATTGAAGAAGTTAAAAATCAGTGCTTCGAAAAATTATATCGATTTTTAATATGCCTGGTGATTCCACAATAAGTTAGATTAATGTACTCTACCTAGATCTGATCAAGCCAACTTAGCATTATAGAAGATCACCGATAATCGTACGTTTCTTACTGTCGATAAGCAAACTGCTAGCTAGTCATAAACGCTCTCTGGTACACGATCACTTCTGGAAGCCCGAAAAAGTTTACTTTTGCTATGCTCGGAGGTTATGTGCCAGCGGAATAGTTTATTGTTCCTGCTCTAGATCAATTGAAAGCTTAACCCCTTTCCATATAATTGCATTTATTAGAAAATTCAGAAATCTATAGTGTAGTTTTAGGAGCCAAGGATGAACATAATCGTTCTCTGGCACACGATCGCTTCTGAAAGGCCAAAAAAGGTTGTGTATATTACTGTACCATATGACATATATGTTTAGATTGCCCATGCCGATATCTGGAAGCACTGCTGGAAGGAATATTTGATATAAGTGAACAACATGGAGTCACTACTGGTATGGTCGAAGATAATTTCCCAGCAGAATAGTTAATTTTCACTTCTCTAGATCAATTGAAAACTTAAGCAGCTCCCTGATAATTTTCTGATGTCCACATAACTGCACTTgttgaaaaattcgaaaatatatagCAAAGCTTTAGGCGCCAATGCCGATCATGTCAATGCTCTTTCCGCCATTTTTCATTAGAACGATGTCTTCGCCACAGagatttacattaaaaaattacaataatttgttTGGGCTGCTTCACGCATTGTTCTTTCGTATGTGCTCAAGAGCttaatattttgaagattacctCTGCTAAATAATGTGTGTctaattaatacaaaatagCGCATAATTGTgatttatgattattatttttttgcctcACAGGTTGTTTTTGAGATCCTTGTAATTTGCTGCCTAATTTGTTTCCAGTTTCTTCTTCTGTTTCTTTTGGtagattttgaataaaataaacattaataatTGGCAAAATGATGTAATTTTTTAGCGTTCAAAGGAGCTGTGCTAGAAGAGGCGCTATAATTGAGAATACAACTGGCAGGTGTAACGAATTATGAATGAATTATTggctttttgtgtttttataattatttcatggCATATTTATGACAGCAATTAGGCGTCGAAGGCAGTTCAGCAAAAATCTTAAGTACCAAAAGCGGAAGATTAatcgtttaaaaattaattaggaATGATCGATGCTTTGCACAACTAAATCTGGTTTAACCTTTAAACTATTAAGTCTACAGTTTATAGAGATGCAGATGGCTTCCGCTAATGAAGGGTCACTAATTGGATTCTGCTAAATTGACAAAATGGGGAACTTTTATTTGTTAATGAAGTATTACACAGTAAAAtacgcaaataaaaaaatttctcaagATTTTGGCAGTTTTTGaaggttttaaaaaaatgtatacattttttgataattttcaaaTCTATTAAAATTCTTCAATGAAATTCTAAAGTTAGAACAGGCTTCCTCTACAGTAGGACCACTTAATGgcggtaaaaaatatttgtcaacTGTAGTTTACAAATTTGGATTTAAAAATGGatggaaaacattttcgaaagctttaaaatgtaaatgaatTCAGATACCAGCAACTACCATATAGATATTATcaacaaattatatatgtatttatagaaaaatataatgaaactgCTAAATTACTGAATAATATCTAAAAATTGTGTATAATTGATATTAGatcttttaatcaaaaaaattatattgatgtGAAAATTTAGTtcagtatttaaatttttccaaaaaacagtcaaccatttgcttcgaagtgctttgTACGTGAAAAGTTTTTGTGGGATTCGGTTGATTTTGAAACACTCATACAGTCCTCTGCTATTTACTTTCTATATATCCATGATTTATCATCTGCCAAGATGTCATAACTTGTATCGAAACATcgctttcattttttaatatttctctaaGCAAATTGAGACGAGCCTTTTCTTGAGCCTTTGAAAAATTGAGTGGAGTCCaatgtgaacaattttttttactgtcAAAAGTTTTGCAATATTGAATGCATGCTAGTCCCACTAATCCCATAGTTCTCTAAATATCACTATAGATCTCATaacgatcttgcaatatcagtttgcgcacagcatcaatagtttctggaacaacaactgatttatAACGACCTTTACGAAATTTGTCTTGGAGTGATCACCGATCTACTTGTAGATTGGATTCACTCACCATCGACAAATACTAGTCAATGATGCGGCTTCGtcgccaaaaatttaattaagttcatctATGTACTCTTGACGAGCTATTAAAAATAATCGGGTGAAAATGTTATCGATGTTATTCCATTTCTTGGTCGAGAAGAATATTtaaagttactgtaaacaacacaaatagtgCCCATATGTCTAAACGTGCTGAGTatgtataaaatcaaaaatatcaaacttcacgataaagttgtgagttgccagattgcagCAGTAAGGTtgcaaaatcccgaaatttaaaaGTCGACCTAGGTATGCATAAAATCGAGACATCAGTGATCGAGAGAATCTTTAGCTTGTTTTGAACTTTCATTTCTCTTTTAAGGTGGATTAAGGGATTTCGCTACATCATTTTCTTGTGTAAAAAACTATGCTCTTGCAGGTTCTTTACCattatatttgtgttatttaaaGACATTCCGAGGCAACCAGAAGGGATTTGCAGTGTTAATTTTAGGCTGTAGTAAAAACTTCACTAATGACATATACCTCCGTATATACTTAGGGTATCTTAACTTGGATTTAGAAACATGTATCATGCTCACTTTCATTCATTTCTTAGAGTCCTTAGATTCAAAGCCGCGAGGATTCAgccttttatgtaaataaataccagTCGATAGGTCTAGAATCCGCAAATTCAGCAATATTCttcaaagttttcaacttatcattgaacttgtgaaacggTGCTACTTAAAATAAACCTTATTAGATGGCGCTACAATCGATTTATTactaaaacaagtaaaaatggTTGATATTTACTATTGATAAATATTGGCAAAAAGGAAAAGAGAAAAGTTATACTTGAAAAAATTGTACCGCTAGATGGCGCCAAAACtaatttatcaacaaaaatcaTGTTTTATGAAGATTATAAATgagaaaataaagaagaagaagataaatgAGAAAACAAAGTATACACATTTTTCCAAAAGTTTATAATATagattataatataaaattgctgataaataataattattttttaatttgttcaatGGCACGTGGCTATTTGTGACAGTACGCCcacaatttattaatattttcgcaGACACATGTTCATAGTTAGACAAGTAATTAAATAGACATATAATTTAAATGTACaacggtacatatttggttatgtagataaataaatttattatttcacgcAATTCGTGGCTACTAGAAATGTCTTTCattcaattttcttaaattgACATACACCAATTAATGTCAATTGACAGCTTTTAACGGCATAGTTTCGCCTTCAATTGGATAATTTATATGACGGGCGTTTTTAGTTTGAATAAAACGGAAAAAAATCGTACGACTTTCAGCATCGCCGACAAGTTGAGGCTTTATGCAATTAAAAACcgactttttgcaaaaaaaaaattaaataaataaaaaaaattacgttaaTATACAAGAAGTAATAAATGAGCAAATATTAATGTCGGAATGCAATTAATTTCAgctttttttgttaaaactaatttttaatatgtggtaacatatacatatgttttataacAGTAGTAGGTAACTGATAGTTCGTTGAGAGACTGGAGATAGACAATCAGCAACTTGTTTTACACTTTTTAGCCAGAATATTATAATTCGATTATTGACCTGAtatcactatttttaataataattgtaataataGCTAGGATTCTAGGCATTCACTTCGGGCTCGTTGAAAAATTAGTCATCTGAGTTGGTTAAGATACTTTATCAAGGGGTGAAACGAAGTGCTTACTGTTGCCTAAGAAGATAATGAACCCATTACTgacaatgtttttattataatcatAGTTACTGAATAGTTGTACATGTAGTGCCTCTATTATTTATGTAGGCCTATGTTATTTCTGCTCCCTGGTCTATATCAGTATCACATCAGTTTTGTCTCATCATAAAAACTCTTCGCATTAAGTCGTTTGACAGTCGTAAAGTTAAATTATTGAAACCCAGTGAGTCATTGGTAGACGGTGCTTCCCCTACTTGATAAtaattataacattttatattaattattgacAGATATTGATAGCAATATTTATTATGCTGATTTTCAATTATCTTGATTACAAGagtcaaatattattaaaaaataattattatcgtcCCTAAGATAGACCAAAAAATGAgtcataattatttataatttataaagctTGCATAGCGAATTCTAAAATCAATACCAGCTTTGGTAAGCGTATAGCAAAAGCACAATCAACTcgtataaaatttcgaaaacagtTTACTAAACACGCTTAAGTTCCCAGACCtttgcagtatatttcaagctgaggtctttgccaTTCGCGAAAGCTATAAAGCTGACCTCTAATGTACCTGCAgacaattccagagtcaacatctatgTACGTAGACAGCCAATCAGCAATCGAGCCAGAatctcgtatcgcatatcggccagacgtgtcttgggaagcagcgcagcagtggaaagtgttgccaaagtaagcaacttcacttttactgggtgccaggccacaaagtCATAGGGAGGAATGAAATAGTGAATGAGATTGCCAAAAACGGTGTTCGGCTAATACCCGAAAAGATGatcaataattttccaaaaccCGATGAAATAAGCTACCTCGatacaaaactgcaaaagtcatgtgcaaaacggtagatcggaaatacacaaaattcctattggcccTCGATAGTAGAGATTGTAGGAACTTgttcggaatactaactggtcactgtctggtagCGACACAAACTCTctgaatggggctgacagagcgagaagactgcagaaaatgtctagaacaaggcaccagggaaacaatggtgcatctcttgtgcacttctCCTACATTGACAAGACTTCGCTGTGAACATATGGGGTCCCCATGGTAGGATACAAtagaggaggtatcgataggcATCTGCCCGTCAGTCCCTGAGTTTTTgtgatatcgatctgaaattgtgCAGTTGTTCTACACTCTCCAAGTCATTCATCATGTTTTGGAATCGCTCATATCGCATCactgcaatatacatatagctgtcattcaaactgaacgttcgatatcaattccttatatggaaatcttttgtatttgaccagatatctccacgaaatttgaAATGGATGATTTTTCAAGACATCAGTGCAACCTCTGAAGAAATACAGTcgaacttccataactcgaatcACTATTATCCCAAAAAAAACTTCGACTTACGGAGACTTCgagttatagaaaaaaattttttgttacaaaaaaaactcaattGCTACTTTAGAGTATATTAAATgatgaatatgtattttttgtttaaaacacaCATTACAGAAAACTGTAATACTGTAATAAGTTACAGTGAAGTGAAATATTCAGAAATTAGAgactgaaaattttcttttttttggtattttcagtaaaaattgagtCTAATTTGTTTAAAGCATTATAGTGCTCATCAGTTGTAGTGTcatttgtttgcaaatataaaCTCAATGTTCGGAAAGCATTTTCTACATCATTTCTGGAAGGCTGGTGAATAGTTTCTTCTACCGATCCCTCGCCGTCACTCTCCGTTTCGCTTAATATTGGATCATCTAATTCAGGGCAGTAATTCTCAACAATATCAGCATCTGTAGGAAAGCCAGTTGTGCAATGGTCATTATCTACTGCAATATAATCCTGAAGAGTAGCACTGCAagttattttgtttgcttttaaccATGCTTCGTAATCAGCTTCAATTACACTTTGATATTCATCAGTAGTACTTAAAAAACTCAGAGGTACGTCATCTTCCTCTTCCCATTCAGAATATTGACCAAATCCAGCTTTTTTGAAGCAATTCGCTATGGTTTGATTTTTGACGTCAATATCCCAAGCTTTTGTTAGATGATTGATGCAATCCATAAGTGTAATATCTTGTTTTTCGTTTGCATCTATACGCTTTAGTGCTTCTTTTACTATTCTGGTACGATAAAAAACTTTCAAGTTTTGAATTACTCCCTGATCCAGCGGCTGTAATTTAGAGGTCATATTCGGTGGAAAAAATGCCAGTTCAATGGCTTTCAGTTTGCTTTGTACGTCTTTTGGATGTGCTTTCGGCCAGTACTTTGAAAGCGCTTATCCAAATTTAGAACCCattcttcaaaaatttggcCAGTCATCCAGGACTTGGAGTTTGCTTTATAGTCTACGGGTAACCACTTAATACCACGAAAGCACCGCGGTTTGGCACTTTTTCCAATcaatagaattttaaatttttccgtaCCATCCATATTTGCTGCTAGCATCAACGTAACCCGTTGCTTGCTATTCTTGCCTCCGtgacatttttggtttttaaacgTCAATGTTTTGTCtggcaaacatttaaaaaacaacCCTGATTCATCCGCATTAAAAACATTCCGTTCAcagtacttttttaataaattcggcAAAACATCTTTTTTCCACTTTTCGCAGTTCACTTCACTAACGTCATTGCTTTCCCCACACGCTCTTTTATATCCCACAgcatacctaaaataaaaattgaaattttcaccaATTGAACGTTTTGTTCCCTACCTCTGCTTCCATTTACCAAGCCAACCTGTGCTTGCCATAAAATGATCATCGCCAAAGCGCTTTGCAAACTCCTTTGCCTTCTCCTTTAATATTCCTCCAGATATAGGCATGTTTTGATGTCTAGCTGCTTTGAACCAATCGAGGGTTGctttatcgatattttgaaatacTGGGGTTTTAATCCTTTTACTACCCAGACGAACCCCAGATTCAAACGACGTAATAGTTGATTCTTTATTCTTAATAATCGTTGACACCGTACTGGCTGGGATACCAAATTTTTCAGCTGTTTCCTTTTTCTTTAAACCACCTTCCACTTCTTTCAATAGTTTATACTTTTCTTCAATCGACAAAGATTTCAAAACACGTTTAGTTGCCatgataattaataaatacgATCTTATTTCCCCAGCTATAAACTTTACTACTCTAACATTCTTGttaacaagcaatatttacttgctactcaagctatttcacgaaatttataagccgtgtgacgtagatgcgcagaacgaaAAATGTTTTGTCTCTCATCTGCGCAATCTTGTACTCTATCATTCTTGCACTGAACTGATacatacgaaaacaaaaataagcatTTGATGAACAAAGAGGGAATTCCCCGAATAAAAAGACGGttcaaaaaaataagcaaattaaagaaaaatgtagagCGAAAGAGAGAAAGTACAATACTGCGAGTTGTAGAATGAGAGAAAAGCACATTacttcgagttatagaagtCATAATCATGTATTTTCGTTCGAGTTATGGagaacttcgagttatggaagttcgAGTTACGGAAGGAAATTTATATGTTAATTACTCTCTTAATGCTACTGCCAACCCATTTAGTTCGAGTTAGAGAAAATTCGAAATAAGAACACTATAGctatacctgccatacaaattgaccgttCAAAgtcaaaatgcaaatatttttataaccttATGTGCTAAAAAAAtgcagctgtgaagggtattatagcttcggtagAGTCTAAGTTAgtgatttttcttatttttagaaTGTTAAAGgcttaactatttttttaaccaaaattttaaccaatattttaaccaaaattgGCAGTCAGACCTCCGCtaacaaatttttggaaagGCTACCTCCCATTGAATGCATTACCGTAATTTACTTTGATacaggaataaaaaattaaattgttgcacactaattaaaaacaaaaactactaAAGATCATCTGATAAGTTAAAAAACTCCCAAAGCCGGCACGCCGCCTTGGGAACGGAAAGACACTGTGGCAACAATTGAAAGCGAATAACAGAAGTTTGCAGCGCTTTATGCCAGCATGTGTGGATTCAAATAgcaaaagtatatataatacatatggatatgaaggtatatatacatacatatatatttatatgtcttTTTGTATGTATAGCGCCGTTGGTTCAAGTGGCTTTGCCGCCTCACCCCAACCCCAAGTGAGCGCGCAGTGCAATAATTCGTTCCAGACATTCGCAGCGCATTTTCAGCAAGCGTGTATCTTTTGCTTTTGCCTTTGCAATGCCTCGACTCGAGTGGCtttttatttcgttatattTCGCTTTACTTGCGTTTTCTTTTGTTACAATTTCAATTGTTCAGCGACGATTTTCCTTTCACTaaatgataaaatgaaaacaaagtgtAGAAAAAGGCGAAAAGCAGACCAGAGTGTGGAGCAGGAGGGGCTGTGGGGAGGCGCGTCTCAAATgaaatcgatatcaagttgaagtaaaaacaaaataaagaaacaaacacacacagacacacatatatacttatacatacaagtGATTTAACGAAGACTACAGATGGAAGAGATTAGTAGAACACAGTGGGGCACAATAAcgaaagcaaaaaacaacaaaacaatgcgCGACTTAACGGCTAAATGCCCCAGTGACTGGCTGTCAGCAGTGCACTTTGTGTAATGTACCTCGCTGCATGTGTGTGGCAGTGTGTGCGACCAGCGACAACTGTTGCAAGAGCCATCTGGGGAGCAGATCTGCTCGCAAAAGAGGGCTTGCAACTGGCGGCCAGGGCACTTGCACAATGACCGCAGCGCTAAATTGAAAATAGATTAGTAAACACGAAAAGTCAACGTCCGCTTACACTACCAGCCACAAGCATAGTGCGAAACATTATCTGCACACTTgcacttataaatatattattttaaatctgctgcatatacttatatatgtatgtgcatatattattCATTGGCTGTACGCTTGCGAGcggaaattgtgtttttctatAACAGATATGACCAACAAGTGCGACGGCGGCCCGGTCGTTgggtttatttttgaaaatgtgcaACTACACGCTGGTGGCCGCATGACCGCACGCGTGAATGTAGGCCGAATCGGTTGCCACATATCTTAGAGGAAGCGTAGCGTTAGTTTCTGGCATAAAACCTAACGATTCGTAGCGATAAATAAtgacaatattattaaaatatacataagtagtagcaattaggaaaaaaaaatttagtatcgCATGCGagtatttaagaaatttaattttgtagtaTTAGTTTCGGGCACAAATAAGCGATAAGTAATGATATTATGAAGAAACAAGTAGTAAAGAATTGGGAAAAAATTGTCGCATgcgagttttttttaaattaatttttttaaaactaacaaTTCGTAGCGATAAAtg
This region includes:
- the LOC125778399 gene encoding uncharacterized protein LOC125778399, translating into MTSKLQPLDQGVIQNLKVFYRTRIVKEALKRIDANEKQDITLMDCINHLTKAWDIDVKNQTIANCFKKAGFGQYSEWEEEDDVPLSFLSTTDEYQSVIEADYEAWLKANKITCSATLQDYIAVDNDHCTTGFPTDADIVENYCPELDDPILSETESDGEGSVEETIHQPSRNDVENAFRTLSLYLQTNDTTTDEHYNALNKLDSIFTENTKKKKIFSL